One window of Metopolophium dirhodum isolate CAU chromosome 3, ASM1992520v1, whole genome shotgun sequence genomic DNA carries:
- the LOC132941113 gene encoding uncharacterized protein LOC132941113, translating to MDAVKLEAKWPPDRKSTIEASEFGIYKEPSDGKRLRNTDRATGCLLVLSLIAAAAVVLYFTFYDYTIPTTRGASTGPIVSYAKYVKEKNTMTTQMVNRSTDEFLTSVLGVQSAKNYTTRASADDVDITKRIDDSKLGNGRHMRLYPQLAPQHPEYLSYDSNYWRTNLNKNSKLEYADAMYGFNRRSDFPQLAAYRAPFPPKSILDVMKYVTGAPHKENFPEYMIAQESKPHRYYPIRPAEEVNRFLPDVNTPSANLRRFRNKFGPPVFLTPPIMSFPDDFMKPPDLDARYSMDFESDIPLDLTLQEGSASVPSHTGVIFRPPFNDGYPVPDSPKPKKVKNKRKKKPISVMLDIYPLSDNEHENEQAEEEEEEHHSEMITSLKNNVLHSDSDKLLFSLNLFPKFSEGGRRISKNVKYEEHDDHKPIIHLTTHKPLQDKGENDEDEYSSGSKNIANISKTQ from the exons ATGGACGCGGTGAAGCTGGAGGCCAAATGGCCGCCCGACAGGAAATCCACCATCGAAGCATCCGAGTTTGGTATCTACAAGGAGCCGTCCGACGGGAAACGCCTGCGCAACACTGACAGGGCCACTGGATGTCTCCTGGTACTATCCCTGATCGCTGCGGCCGCTGTAGTG cTGTACTTCACGTTCTATGATTATACAATTCCAACAACTCGAGGTGCGTCTACTGGACCAATTGTAAGTTACgcaaaatatgtaaaagaaaaaaatacaatgactACTCAAATGGTTAACCGTTCAACAGACGAGTTTCTGACCTCAGTTCTCGGCGTGCAAAGTGCCAAAAACTACACGACACGTGCTTCGGCGGACGATGTAGATATCACCAAGAGGATTGACGACAGTAAATTAGGAAACGGTAGGCACATGCGATTGTATCCGCAGCTGGCACCGCAACATCCGGAGTACTTATCCTACGATTCGAATTATTGGAGaactaatttaaacaaaaatagtaaGCTCGAATATGCCGATGCTATGTACGGGTTCAATCGGAGATCGGACTTTCCACAATTGGCAGCTTATCGAGCGCCGTTCCCGCCAAAGAGCATCTTGGACGTTATGAAGTATGTGACTGGGGCCCCTCATAAGGAAAACTTTCCGGAATACATGATAGCACAAGAATCCAAACCTCATCGGTACTATCCTATCCGACCGGCGGAAGAAGTCAACAGATTCCTCCCGGATGTAAATACCCCAAGTGCCAATTTGAGGAGATTCCGCAACAAATTTGGTCCACCGGTATTTTTGACACCACCTATCATGTCGTTCCCGGATGACTTTATGAAGCCACCCGACCTCGACGCCCGTTATTCGATGGATTTCGAGAGTGACATTCCTTTAGACCTTACGCTACAAGAAGGGTCAGCTAGTGTACCATCACATACCGGCGTAATATTCCGTCCACCTTTTAACGACGGTTATCCTGTACCAGACTCtccaaaaccaaaaaaagttaaaaataaaagaaaaaaaaagccgATAAGCGTAATGTTAGACATCTATCCACTATCAGACAACGAACACGAAAATGAACAAG ctgaagaagaagaagaagaacatCATTCTGAGATGATTACTTCGTTAAAAAACAATGTTCTGCACTCAGATTCAGATAAACTATTGTTTAGTTTAAACTTATTTCCGAAATTCAGTGAAGGTGGACGTAGAAT ttctaaaaACGTAAAGTACGAAGAACATGATGATCATAAGCCAATTATTCATTTGACAACGCATAAACCATTACAAG acAAAGGAGAAAACGATGAAGATGAATATTCGTCGGGATCAAAAAATATAGCAAATATATCAAAAACACAATAG